The Cataglyphis hispanica isolate Lineage 1 chromosome 5, ULB_Chis1_1.0, whole genome shotgun sequence genome has a segment encoding these proteins:
- the LOC126849513 gene encoding disintegrin and metalloproteinase domain-containing protein 12 isoform X11 produces the protein MFWLHCGLFVLVIAVRGFISSLADTTSKREADYTLDDSFWKEEETPVGEVERLLREYRQNQELVRNIGGHFYQIIYPVQLRHHEKMGISTREVGMSKFPQRGYGDGGYQNSRGRMRTGRHFHRTSLLIKAFNHKFRLDLELNTQLLAPNLIQKDFLSDAEQMSKQEIEHCYYHGTVRDYPGASAAFHTCNGVSGVIHLGNETFVIHPFYGGDLSQKHPHIIFEARTKVNKGCANSGNLEWRVKNRRQKHTYGLSKTTSDRYKRDVREATKYIETAIIIDKAMFDKRNGSTRAEVVHDAIQVANIADLYFRTLNTRVSVVYIETWKGSNQAQIDNGIDIVQALSHFNDYTTRRMFQVAQDTTQLLTGETFSGGESGVAVPSTVCSQRSVGISVDLNTYEPHLLAGTMAHMIGHNIGMSHDDGRNDCNCRDWHGCIMAQSIVGLENVQPYKFSECSKTDYTEALKTGHGICLFNKPNELEIRRSCGNRVIDDGEQCDCGSIEECKEYDPCCDPITCKLTTEAECATGPCCNNCKLRARGVVCRESMNECDLPETCTGYNGQCPPDLYKKNGSPCANDGRCFNGVCPALDLQCEQVWGYGGTVADEKCFEQFNSKGSINGHCGTDDSGHFIKCDVKNVRCGSLQCQQGSKQPVIEGMKDYYSRTIISIKSQEYECKATTGKVEGSDDIPGLGLVRDGTVCGPNLICINQTCLNEFPHMDGELKCPSSLDNVECSGNGICTNALKCYCNLGWSGPDCSLPQSIPALLPTTPEPEVVHKSDSKLEKKETPYGGTNNNLSTGLMVVILVGVVTGVFLCFALMAVCYRKSTVQKYDPPYSKKPQQKSYSGVSGNHHAEAAALDTVNKILTFGRMPHYSRGETQRVLFRPPNNVAAADGPRVKEHKPQPKRHGMEEEDGGTGAEEVVSFIDLPPNNLTKLPEKGILKKHGGYGLGGGAIEHVERTLNQLNGYHEDIIEVLKNAASRRDLAGTPSGSSNLLDEDTIRKSLAECGYPDVYRKDTDGQDNGIDNGQEEDDDDVELQPPCGTIRIRTLEDLIRQLEHRATTRPYLTGQMSPSGSEEIRISEGEPDRHYRIDSSVCSESSQGSRRCSRGRDEDASRFVYGRYRQPTSRSPYGNHQHTHQHSHQMHPEDEGIYETADPDRGSNTRGETPDCESDAFIQAQQQVARWTSEDKGGGGGGGEVQHRPPQQPPPPPAMPLPVQQQQQQQQQHQLPVEQLPIKQRGYYPSPPQTENSPDAGNNAEVESAQSQQQTLSDVRGIDVNHLPNINKRPLDDNFSLDCNIMNNGSPKELITNNSSDNENTALLPPTHFPEYKH, from the exons ATGTTCTGGCTACACTGTGGACTCTTTGTTCTCGTGATTGCCGTACGTGGATTTATTAGCAGCTTAGCCGACACCACATCCAAGCGAG AAGCCGACTACACCTTAGATGATTCCTTTTGGAAAGAAGAGGAAACTCCCGTTG GTGAGGTCGAACGACTACTACGCGAATATCGACAAAACCAGGAGCTAGTACGAAATATCGGTGGCCATTTCTATCAGATCATCTATCCGGTACAGCTACGGCATCACGAGAAAATGGGGATATCCACGAGAGAAGTCGGAATGTCGAAG TTTCCTCAAAGAGGTTACGGAGACGGAGGATATCAAAATTCTAGAGGCAGAATGAGA ACAGGGAGACATTTTCACCGGACGTCCCTTCTGATCAAGGCCTTTAATCACAAATTTCGCCtagatttagaattaaatac GCAACTTCTAGCTCCAAATCTTATACAGAAAGACTTTTTATCCGACGCGGAACAAATGAGTAAACAG GAGATAGAACATTGTTATTATCATGGCACGGTGAGAGATTATCCAGGAGCTAGCGCTGCTTTTCATACGTGTAACGGTGTCAGCGGTGTCATTCATTTAGGCAACGAGACTTTCGTCATTCATCCATTTTACGGCGGCGATTTGTCG CAGAAACATCCTCACATTATATTTGAAGCCCGAACAAAAGTTAACAAAGGCTGCGCTAATTCGGGAAATCTTGAGTGGCGTGTAAAAAATCGCCGGCAGAAGCACACTTACGGACTATCAAAGACCACTTCCGATCGATACAAAAGAGACGTCCGTGAAGCAACCAAATACATCGAAACTGCCATCATTATCGATAAGGCTATG TTTGACAAAAGAAACGGTAGTACCAGAGCTGAGGTTGTtcacgatgccatccaagtcGCTAATATCGCAGATTTG TATTTCCGTACGTTAAACACTAGAGTCTCCGTCGTATACATCGAAACTTGGAAAGGTAGCAACCAGGCGCAAATCGATAACGGTATCGACATCGTTCAAGCCTTGTcacattttaatgattatacgACGCGGAGAATGTTTCAAGTTGCTCAGGATACCACCCAATTGCTCAC GGGTGAGACATTCTCAGGTGGAGAATCAGGAGTGGCTGTACCCTCGACCGTGTGCAGCCAAAGATCCGTAGGAATTAGCGTCGATTTAAATACTTACGAGCCTCATCTTTTAGCTGGTACCATGGCTCACATGATCGGTCATAATATCGGCATGAGCCACGACGATGGAA GAAACGATTGCAATTGCCGCGACTGGCACGGATGCATCATGGCTCAATCCATCGTCGGCTTAGAAAACGTTCAGCCGTACAAGTTTTCAGAGTGTAGTAAAACTGATTATACAGAAGCCTTGAAGACCGGCCACGGTATCTGCCTTTTTAACAAACCAAACGAG TTGGAGATTAGAAGATCATGCGGAAACAGGGTAATCGATGACGGGGAACAATGTGATTGCGGATCGATCGAGGAGTGCAAGGAGTACGATCCTTGCTGCGATCCTATCACCTGCAAACTGACGACGGAAGCTGAATGCGCGACCGGTCCTTGTTGCAACAATTGCAAG ctCCGTGCCCGCGGTGTCGTCTGCCGCGAATCGATGAACGAGTGCGATTTACCGGAAACATGCACCGGTTATAACGGCCAATGTCCGCCGGATCTCTATAAGAAAAACGGCAGCCCGTGTGCAAACGACGGACGTTGTTTCAACGGGGTGTGTCCAGCTCTTGATTTGCAATGCGAACAAGTCTGGGGTTACGGTGGAACCGTCGCCGATGAGAAGTGTTTCGAGCAGTTCAATTCTAAAGGATCCATCAACGGTCACTGTGGCACCGACGATAGCGGTCATTTTATCAAGTGCGACGTGAA AAACGTTCGTTGCGGATCTCTTCAATGTCAGCAAGGAAGCAAGCAGCCAGTAATCGAAGGAATGAAGGATTATTATTCTAGAACTATAATTTCCATCAAGAGTCAGGAGTACGAATGCAA AGCTACGACTGGAAAAGTGGAAGGATCCGACGATATACCAGGATTGGGACTGGTTCGTGACGGCACAGTTTGTGGCCCTAATTTG atTTGCATAAATCAAACTTGCTTGAACGAGTTTCCGCACATGGATGGAGAGCTTAAGTGTCCTAGTAGTCTCGATAACGTAGAATGTTCGGGAAATGGC ATATGTACGAATGCTCTCAAGTGTTACTGCAATCTCGGTTGGAGCGGACCGGACTGTTCTTTACCGCAATCTATCCCGGCGCTATTGCCGACGACACCCGAACCCGAAGTAGTCCATAAATCTGATTCTAAACTGGAGAAGAAAGAGACCCCCTACG GGGGTACCAACAACAATCTCTCCACAGGATTGATGGTAGTGATCCTGGTGGGTGTCGTGACGGGCGTCTTCCTTTGTTTTGCACTAATGGCTGTTTGCTACAG GAAGAGCACCGTCCAGAAATATGACCCGCCGTACTCGAAAAAGCCGCAGCAGAAGAGCTACAGCGGAGTTTCCGGTAATCATCATGCGGAAGCCGCGGCGTTGGACACGGTCAACAAGATCCTCACTTTCGGCAGAATGCCTCATTACAG CCGCGGCGAGACCCAGCGCGTGCTGTTTCGACCCCCGAATAACGTCGCCGCCGCCGACGGGCCAAGAGTCAA GGAGCATAAACCGCAGCCGAAGAGACACGGCATGGAGGAGGAAGATGGAGGTACGGGAGCAGAGGAGGTTGTCTCTTTCATTGATCTTCCACCGAACAATCTCACAAAGTTGCCTGAGAAGggaattttaaagaaacacGGTGGTTACG GACTAGGTGGAGGCGCAATCGAGCATGTAGAGAGGACCTTGAATCAGCTGAACGGCTATCATGAGGACATAATCGAGGTGTTGAAGAACGCGGCGAGCCGTCGCGATCTCGCGGGCACCCCGTCGGGCAGCAGCAATCTTTTGGATGAAGATACGATACGCAAATCATTGGCCGAGTGCGGTTATCCCGATGTTTACCGCAAGGACACCGATGGTCAGGACAATGGCATCGATAACGGACAGGAGGAGGACGATGACGACGTGGAATTGCAACCGCCATGCGGCACTATTCGTATACGCACTCTCGAGGATCTCATTCGTCAGCTCGAGCATCGAGCAACTACGAG ACCCTACTTAACTGGCCAGATGAGTCCGAGTGGATCCGAGGAGATTCGAATATCCGAGGGCGAACCGGATCGACACTACAGAATCGATTCTTCTGTCTGCAGCGAGTCATCTCAAGG AAGCAGAAGATGTAGCCGCGGCCGTGACGAGGACGCTAGTAGATTCGTCTACGGTAGATATCGTCAGCCAACGTCCCGAAGTCCTTACGGCAATCATCAGCACACCCATCAACACTCCCATCAAATGCACCCCGAGGACGAGGGTATCTATGAAACTGCCGATCCTGACAGAGGCTCAAATACTAGGGGTGAAACACCCGATTGTGAAAG tGATGCATTTATTCAAGCTCAACAACAAGTAGCCCGGTGGACTAGTGAGGAcaaaggaggaggaggaggaggaggagaggtgCAGCACCGGCCGCCGCAGCAGCCACCCCCGCCACCTGCGATGCCGTTGCCGGTgcagcaacaacagcagcagcaacagcaacacCAACTGCCGGTGGAACAACTGCCAATAAAGCAGCGCGGCTATTATCCATCCCCCCCACAAACCGAAAACAGCCCCGACGCTGGCAACAACGCCGAGGTCGAATCTGCTCAATCCCAACAGCAAACGCTAAGCGACGTTCGTGGAATCGATGTTAATCATTTGCCTAATATTAACAAACGCCCACTAGACGATAATTTTAGTCTAGATTGTAACATAATGAATAATGGTTCCCCCAAAGAATTAATTACCAACAACTCTAGTGATAACGAAAATACTGCCCTACTGCCCCCCACGCATTTTCCTGAGTACAagcattga
- the LOC126849513 gene encoding disintegrin and metalloproteinase domain-containing protein 12 isoform X10, producing MFWLHCGLFVLVIAVRGFISSLADTTSKREADYTLDDSFWKEEETPVGEVERLLREYRQNQELVRNIGGHFYQIIYPVQLRHHEKMGISTREVGMSKFPQRGYGDGGYQNSRGRMRTGRHFHRTSLLIKAFNHKFRLDLELNTQLLAPNLIQKDFLSDAEQMSKQEIEHCYYHGTVRDYPGASAAFHTCNGVSGVIHLGNETFVIHPFYGGDLSQKHPHIIFEARTKVNKGCANSGNLEWRVKNRRQKHTYGLSKTTSDRYKRDVREATKYIETAIIIDKAMFDKRNGSTRAEVVHDAIQVANIADLYFRTLNTRVSVVYIETWKGSNQAQIDNGIDIVQALSHFNDYTTRRMFQVAQDTTQLLTGETFSGGESGVAVPSTVCSQRSVGISVDLNTYEPHLLAGTMAHMIGHNIGMSHDDGRNDCNCRDWHGCIMAQSIVGLENVQPYKFSECSKTDYTEALKTGHGICLFNKPNELEIRRSCGNRVIDDGEQCDCGSIEECKEYDPCCDPITCKLTTEAECATGPCCNNCKLRARGVVCRESMNECDLPETCTGYNGQCPPDLYKKNGSPCANDGRCFNGVCPALDLQCEQVWGYGGTVADEKCFEQFNSKGSINGHCGTDDSGHFIKCDVKNVRCGSLQCQQGSKQPVIEGMKDYYSRTIISIKSQEYECKATTGKVEGSDDIPGLGLVRDGTVCGPNLICINQTCLNEFPHMDGELKCPSSLDNVECSGNGICTNALKCYCNLGWSGPDCSLPQSIPALLPTTPEPEVVHKSDSKLEKKETPYENYHGSNTVFLVGMLMSVVGGVFVVFALMALCYRRKSTVQKYDPPYSKKPQQKSYSGVSGNHHAEAAALDTVNKILTFGRMPHYSRGETQRVLFRPPNNVAAADGPRVKEHKPQPKRHGMEEEDGGTGAEEVVSFIDLPPNNLTKLPEKGILKKHGGYGLGGGAIEHVERTLNQLNGYHEDIIEVLKNAASRRDLAGTPSGSSNLLDEDTIRKSLAECGYPDVYRKDTDGQDNGIDNGQEEDDDDVELQPPCGTIRIRTLEDLIRQLEHRATTRPYLTGQMSPSGSEEIRISEGEPDRHYRIDSSVCSESSQGSRRCSRGRDEDASRFVYGRYRQPTSRSPYGNHQHTHQHSHQMHPEDEGIYETADPDRGSNTRGETPDCESDAFIQAQQQVARWTSEDKGGGGGGGEVQHRPPQQPPPPPAMPLPVQQQQQQQQQHQLPVEQLPIKQRGYYPSPPQTENSPDAGNNAEVESAQSQQQTLSDVRGIDVNHLPNINKRPLDDNFSLDCNIMNNGSPKELITNNSSDNENTALLPPTHFPEYKH from the exons ATGTTCTGGCTACACTGTGGACTCTTTGTTCTCGTGATTGCCGTACGTGGATTTATTAGCAGCTTAGCCGACACCACATCCAAGCGAG AAGCCGACTACACCTTAGATGATTCCTTTTGGAAAGAAGAGGAAACTCCCGTTG GTGAGGTCGAACGACTACTACGCGAATATCGACAAAACCAGGAGCTAGTACGAAATATCGGTGGCCATTTCTATCAGATCATCTATCCGGTACAGCTACGGCATCACGAGAAAATGGGGATATCCACGAGAGAAGTCGGAATGTCGAAG TTTCCTCAAAGAGGTTACGGAGACGGAGGATATCAAAATTCTAGAGGCAGAATGAGA ACAGGGAGACATTTTCACCGGACGTCCCTTCTGATCAAGGCCTTTAATCACAAATTTCGCCtagatttagaattaaatac GCAACTTCTAGCTCCAAATCTTATACAGAAAGACTTTTTATCCGACGCGGAACAAATGAGTAAACAG GAGATAGAACATTGTTATTATCATGGCACGGTGAGAGATTATCCAGGAGCTAGCGCTGCTTTTCATACGTGTAACGGTGTCAGCGGTGTCATTCATTTAGGCAACGAGACTTTCGTCATTCATCCATTTTACGGCGGCGATTTGTCG CAGAAACATCCTCACATTATATTTGAAGCCCGAACAAAAGTTAACAAAGGCTGCGCTAATTCGGGAAATCTTGAGTGGCGTGTAAAAAATCGCCGGCAGAAGCACACTTACGGACTATCAAAGACCACTTCCGATCGATACAAAAGAGACGTCCGTGAAGCAACCAAATACATCGAAACTGCCATCATTATCGATAAGGCTATG TTTGACAAAAGAAACGGTAGTACCAGAGCTGAGGTTGTtcacgatgccatccaagtcGCTAATATCGCAGATTTG TATTTCCGTACGTTAAACACTAGAGTCTCCGTCGTATACATCGAAACTTGGAAAGGTAGCAACCAGGCGCAAATCGATAACGGTATCGACATCGTTCAAGCCTTGTcacattttaatgattatacgACGCGGAGAATGTTTCAAGTTGCTCAGGATACCACCCAATTGCTCAC GGGTGAGACATTCTCAGGTGGAGAATCAGGAGTGGCTGTACCCTCGACCGTGTGCAGCCAAAGATCCGTAGGAATTAGCGTCGATTTAAATACTTACGAGCCTCATCTTTTAGCTGGTACCATGGCTCACATGATCGGTCATAATATCGGCATGAGCCACGACGATGGAA GAAACGATTGCAATTGCCGCGACTGGCACGGATGCATCATGGCTCAATCCATCGTCGGCTTAGAAAACGTTCAGCCGTACAAGTTTTCAGAGTGTAGTAAAACTGATTATACAGAAGCCTTGAAGACCGGCCACGGTATCTGCCTTTTTAACAAACCAAACGAG TTGGAGATTAGAAGATCATGCGGAAACAGGGTAATCGATGACGGGGAACAATGTGATTGCGGATCGATCGAGGAGTGCAAGGAGTACGATCCTTGCTGCGATCCTATCACCTGCAAACTGACGACGGAAGCTGAATGCGCGACCGGTCCTTGTTGCAACAATTGCAAG ctCCGTGCCCGCGGTGTCGTCTGCCGCGAATCGATGAACGAGTGCGATTTACCGGAAACATGCACCGGTTATAACGGCCAATGTCCGCCGGATCTCTATAAGAAAAACGGCAGCCCGTGTGCAAACGACGGACGTTGTTTCAACGGGGTGTGTCCAGCTCTTGATTTGCAATGCGAACAAGTCTGGGGTTACGGTGGAACCGTCGCCGATGAGAAGTGTTTCGAGCAGTTCAATTCTAAAGGATCCATCAACGGTCACTGTGGCACCGACGATAGCGGTCATTTTATCAAGTGCGACGTGAA AAACGTTCGTTGCGGATCTCTTCAATGTCAGCAAGGAAGCAAGCAGCCAGTAATCGAAGGAATGAAGGATTATTATTCTAGAACTATAATTTCCATCAAGAGTCAGGAGTACGAATGCAA AGCTACGACTGGAAAAGTGGAAGGATCCGACGATATACCAGGATTGGGACTGGTTCGTGACGGCACAGTTTGTGGCCCTAATTTG atTTGCATAAATCAAACTTGCTTGAACGAGTTTCCGCACATGGATGGAGAGCTTAAGTGTCCTAGTAGTCTCGATAACGTAGAATGTTCGGGAAATGGC ATATGTACGAATGCTCTCAAGTGTTACTGCAATCTCGGTTGGAGCGGACCGGACTGTTCTTTACCGCAATCTATCCCGGCGCTATTGCCGACGACACCCGAACCCGAAGTAGTCCATAAATCTGATTCTAAACTGGAGAAGAAAGAGACCCCCTACG AGAACTACCACGGCTCTAACACTGTATTTTTAGTTGGTATGCTCATGTCGGTGGTAGGGGGTGTTTTCGTAGTATTTGCTCTGATGGCTCTCTGCTACAG AAGGAAGAGCACCGTCCAGAAATATGACCCGCCGTACTCGAAAAAGCCGCAGCAGAAGAGCTACAGCGGAGTTTCCGGTAATCATCATGCGGAAGCCGCGGCGTTGGACACGGTCAACAAGATCCTCACTTTCGGCAGAATGCCTCATTACAG CCGCGGCGAGACCCAGCGCGTGCTGTTTCGACCCCCGAATAACGTCGCCGCCGCCGACGGGCCAAGAGTCAA GGAGCATAAACCGCAGCCGAAGAGACACGGCATGGAGGAGGAAGATGGAGGTACGGGAGCAGAGGAGGTTGTCTCTTTCATTGATCTTCCACCGAACAATCTCACAAAGTTGCCTGAGAAGggaattttaaagaaacacGGTGGTTACG GACTAGGTGGAGGCGCAATCGAGCATGTAGAGAGGACCTTGAATCAGCTGAACGGCTATCATGAGGACATAATCGAGGTGTTGAAGAACGCGGCGAGCCGTCGCGATCTCGCGGGCACCCCGTCGGGCAGCAGCAATCTTTTGGATGAAGATACGATACGCAAATCATTGGCCGAGTGCGGTTATCCCGATGTTTACCGCAAGGACACCGATGGTCAGGACAATGGCATCGATAACGGACAGGAGGAGGACGATGACGACGTGGAATTGCAACCGCCATGCGGCACTATTCGTATACGCACTCTCGAGGATCTCATTCGTCAGCTCGAGCATCGAGCAACTACGAG ACCCTACTTAACTGGCCAGATGAGTCCGAGTGGATCCGAGGAGATTCGAATATCCGAGGGCGAACCGGATCGACACTACAGAATCGATTCTTCTGTCTGCAGCGAGTCATCTCAAGG AAGCAGAAGATGTAGCCGCGGCCGTGACGAGGACGCTAGTAGATTCGTCTACGGTAGATATCGTCAGCCAACGTCCCGAAGTCCTTACGGCAATCATCAGCACACCCATCAACACTCCCATCAAATGCACCCCGAGGACGAGGGTATCTATGAAACTGCCGATCCTGACAGAGGCTCAAATACTAGGGGTGAAACACCCGATTGTGAAAG tGATGCATTTATTCAAGCTCAACAACAAGTAGCCCGGTGGACTAGTGAGGAcaaaggaggaggaggaggaggaggagaggtgCAGCACCGGCCGCCGCAGCAGCCACCCCCGCCACCTGCGATGCCGTTGCCGGTgcagcaacaacagcagcagcaacagcaacacCAACTGCCGGTGGAACAACTGCCAATAAAGCAGCGCGGCTATTATCCATCCCCCCCACAAACCGAAAACAGCCCCGACGCTGGCAACAACGCCGAGGTCGAATCTGCTCAATCCCAACAGCAAACGCTAAGCGACGTTCGTGGAATCGATGTTAATCATTTGCCTAATATTAACAAACGCCCACTAGACGATAATTTTAGTCTAGATTGTAACATAATGAATAATGGTTCCCCCAAAGAATTAATTACCAACAACTCTAGTGATAACGAAAATACTGCCCTACTGCCCCCCACGCATTTTCCTGAGTACAagcattga